From a region of the Arachis ipaensis cultivar K30076 chromosome B09, Araip1.1, whole genome shotgun sequence genome:
- the LOC107618233 gene encoding ADP,ATP carrier protein 1, chloroplastic: MEAVLQSRGLLSLPTNPRNRFLHSSQGLKHRFFTPKPKTLDGSSLTINNGLLFPKPINGFPSKSNIYHGFSKNEKTLFLCKAEAAAAADGSGGEAEKQKFVGIELATLKKIVPLGLMFFCILFNYTILRDTKDVLVVTARGSSAEIIPFLKTWVNLPMAIGFMLLYTKLANVLSKQALFYTVIVPFIAFFGAFGFVLYPLSNYIHPEALADKLLNILGPRFLGPLAIMRIWSFCLFYVMAELWGSVVISVLFWGFANQITTVDEAKRFYPLFGLGANVALVFSGRTVKYFSNLRKNLGPGVDGWAISLKAMMSIVVLMGLVICFLYWWVNNFVPLPTRSKKKKEKPKMGTMESLKFLVSSNYIRDLATLVVAYGISINLVEVTWKSKLKAQFPSPNEYSSFMGDFSTATGIATFTMMLLSQFIFEKYGWGVAAKITPTVLLLTGVGFFSLILFGDPLGPALAKFGMTPLLAAVYVGAMQNIFSKSAKYSLFDPCKEMAYIPLDEDTKVKGKAAIDVVCNPLGKSGGALIQQFMILTFGSLANSTPYLGGVLLAIVLAWLGAAKSLDTQFTALRREEELEKEMERASAVKIPVVSEDKDGNGSLSSSSPLNPASDDSSSSPSESSSESSYPRNN; encoded by the exons ATGGAAGCTGTTCTTCAATCAAGGGGGCTTCTCTCTCTCCCAACTAATCCCAGAAACAGGTTTCTCCACTCATCACAAGGCTTAAAGCACAGATTTTTCACACCAAAACCAAAAACCCTTGATGGGTCTTCTCTAACAATTAACAATGGATTATTATTCCCCAAACCGATTAATGGGTTTCCCTCAAAATCTAACATTTATCATGGGTTTTCCAAAAATGAAAAAACTTTGTTCCTTTGCAAAGCTGAGGCGGCTGCTGCTGCTGATGGGTCTGGTGGAGAAGCTGAAAAACAAAAGTTTGTGGGAATTGAGTTAGCCACACTCAAGAAAATTGTTCCATTGGGGTTGATGTTCTTTTGCATCTTGTTCAATTACACAATCCTTAGGGACACAAAGGATGTTCTTGTTGTTACTGCAAGAGGGAGCAGTGCTGAGATCATACCATTCTTGAAGACATGGGTGAATCTTCCCATGGCTATTGGGTTCATGTTGTTGTACACAAAATTGGCCAATGTTTTGTCAAAACAAGCACTTTTCTACACTGTGATTGTTCCATTCATTGCTTTCTTTGGTGCTTTTGGGTTTGTTTTGTACCCTCTCAGCAACTATATCCACCCTGAGGCTCTTGCTGACAAGCTTCTCAACATCCTTGGACCAAGGTTCCTTGGTCCTCTTGCAATCATGAGGATTTGGAGCTTCTGTTTGTTCTATGTCATGGCTGAATTGTGGGGGAGTGTGGTCATTTCAGTGTTGTTTTGGGGGTTTGCTAATCAG ATAACTACAGTTGATGAAGCAAAACGGTTCTACCCATTGTTTGGACTTGGGGCCAATGTTGCCCTCGTGTTCTCTGGCCGGACAGTGAAATACTTTTCTAATTTGAGGAAGAATTTAGGTCCCGGAGTCGATGGTTGGGCCATCTCACTAAAAGCAATGATGAGCATAGTCGTGCTTATGGGACTTGTGATCTGTTTTCTGTACTGGTGGGTGAATAATTTCGTTCCTCTTCCTACACGTAGCAAGAAGAAGAAG GAGAAGCCGAAAATGGGAACAATGGAGAGCTTGAAATTCTTGGTGTCCTCAAATTACATCAGGGATCTTGCCACTTTAGTGGTTGCATATGGAATTAGCATTAATCTTGTTGAGGTGACATGGAAATCTAAGCTCAAAGCTCAG TTTCCTAGCCCTAATGAATACTCTTCTTTTATGGGCGACTTCTCGACCGCAACTGGTATTGCCACATTCACAATGATGCTTCTAAGCCAATTTATATTTGAGAAATATGGATGGGGAGTTGCTGCCAAGATCACACCGACGGTCCTTCTATTGACCGGAGTTGGCTTCTTTTCTCTTATATTGTTCGGAGACCCTCTTGGCCCTGCTCTCGCAAAGTTTGGAATGACGCCACTATTAGCAGCTGTGTATGTTGGTGCCATGCAGAACATATTCAGCAAGAGTGCTAAATACAGCTTATTTGATCCCTGCAAAGAAATGGCCTACATACCCTTGGATGAAGATACCAAG GTTAAAGGGAAAGCAGCAATTGATGTTGTGTGCAACCCATTGGGAAAATCCGGAGGTGCTCTTATTCAGCAATTCATGATCTTAACTTTTGGATCACTAGCCAATTCGACTCCATACCTTGGAGGGGTGCTTCTGGCAATTGTTCTTGCGTGGTTAGGCGCAGCCAAGTCCTTGGACACTCAGTTTACCGCATTGCGCCGGGAAGAAGAACTCGAGAAAGAGATGGAAAGAGCATCTGCTGTTAAGATACCGGTAGTGTCCGAGGACAAGGATGGAAACGGTTCTCTTTCGAGCAGCTCACCGTTAAATCCGGCATCTGATGACTCATCAAGTAGTCCATCCGAATCCTCATCAGAATCCTCGTATCCTCGCAATaattag